A DNA window from Candidatus Sulfidibacterium hydrothermale contains the following coding sequences:
- a CDS encoding PAS domain S-box protein — MKRVLIYKRYERFWHWTQAALILLLALTGFEVHGVYHLFGYEQAVLFHRNLAWAFIILIVFTQFWNLTTGEWRQYIPSTKMLKAQIEYYITGIFRHAPHPTRKTVYNKFNPLQRLTYLGLRILIIPVVVFSGLLYMYYVYIVNHGAIHDLGPIAYLHTAGAFLLLGFVIGHVYLTTTGHRPLSAIKAMITGWEEMSDEDAEIALEENLKVALIESRKGISGRGSIEKEGMFEHAFEDVVEKLGIDTESTRLREKLLKSNVGYFRINKDGNYEEVNDVWLNLYKCVDKNSVIGSHVTKDRTPEGKEKIMKLVNRVLSGETITGERVERVCKDGSIGYHTVSAAPYYDKDGNIIGVEGFIMDITAQVEAEKALEKKIASGDKNDDFYKMMKSSKEVGYYRIDKDGFYQDVNDTYVKLYKYDSKDEIIGKHYSLSRTKEDFEALKKSFERVLKGETIPFGITRRYCKDGSIGYHHITMTPVYENGKIVGVEGFIVDKTDKKLAEEELKASGQV; from the coding sequence ATGAAAAGGGTATTAATTTATAAACGATACGAACGGTTTTGGCACTGGACACAGGCTGCATTGATTTTGTTGCTCGCTTTAACAGGTTTTGAAGTTCATGGTGTTTATCACCTCTTCGGATACGAACAAGCCGTGCTTTTTCACCGCAACCTTGCCTGGGCTTTCATTATCCTGATTGTCTTTACCCAATTTTGGAATCTGACCACCGGCGAATGGCGGCAGTATATTCCTTCTACCAAAATGTTGAAAGCGCAAATTGAATATTATATCACCGGTATTTTCCGGCATGCGCCTCACCCCACACGAAAAACAGTATACAACAAATTTAATCCGTTACAACGTCTGACTTATCTCGGGCTTCGCATTCTGATTATTCCGGTTGTCGTTTTTAGTGGTTTGCTATACATGTACTATGTTTATATTGTTAACCACGGCGCCATACATGATTTAGGCCCCATTGCCTATCTGCACACTGCCGGAGCTTTTCTGTTGCTCGGTTTTGTGATCGGCCATGTTTATCTGACCACCACAGGTCACCGGCCGTTATCAGCTATCAAGGCGATGATCACCGGTTGGGAAGAAATGTCGGATGAAGACGCCGAAATTGCACTGGAAGAAAATCTGAAAGTAGCTCTGATCGAAAGCCGTAAAGGAATTAGCGGACGCGGTTCTATTGAAAAAGAAGGAATGTTTGAACATGCTTTCGAAGATGTAGTGGAAAAACTGGGAATCGATACCGAATCAACCCGGTTACGCGAAAAACTGCTGAAATCGAATGTGGGTTACTTCCGTATTAACAAAGACGGAAACTACGAAGAAGTAAACGATGTATGGCTGAACCTGTACAAATGTGTAGATAAAAACAGCGTAATCGGTTCACATGTAACAAAAGACAGAACCCCGGAAGGAAAAGAGAAAATCATGAAACTGGTGAACCGCGTACTATCCGGCGAAACCATTACCGGCGAACGGGTAGAACGTGTTTGTAAAGATGGTTCTATCGGATACCATACCGTTTCAGCAGCTCCTTATTACGATAAAGACGGAAATATTATCGGAGTGGAAGGCTTTATTATGGATATTACCGCTCAGGTAGAAGCCGAAAAAGCCCTCGAAAAGAAAATCGCCTCCGGAGATAAAAACGATGACTTTTACAAAATGATGAAATCGTCAAAAGAAGTAGGCTATTACCGGATCGACAAAGACGGTTTTTATCAGGATGTAAATGACACTTATGTCAAATTGTATAAATACGATTCAAAAGATGAAATTATCGGGAAACATTATTCTCTGAGCCGGACTAAAGAGGATTTTGAAGCCCTGAAAAAATCATTTGAACGGGTACTCAAAGGGGAAACCATTCCGTTTGGTATCACCCGCCGGTATTGTAAAGATGGTTCTATCGGCTATCACCATATCACCATGACTCCGGTTTACGAAAATGGTAAAATCGTAGGCGTGGAAGGCTTTATTGTAGATAAAACCGATAAAAAACTTGCCGAAGAAGAACTTAAAGCAAGTGGACAGGTTTAA
- a CDS encoding L-serine ammonia-lyase, which produces MESIKEIFRIGRGPSSSHTMGPVRAAKRYRKRHPEARSFRVTLYGSLALTGKGHLTDVSVMRELEPAHVEIVWKKNESKPFHPNALTFEVADAGQPADLWLVYSVGGGKIVDEQTKDQQAVHVYSQENMQDVLDYYKKTGKTFWELVFETEGDPIRSYLAQVWEVMKSAIEKGLKHEGLLPGGLKLQRKAASYYAKSLGLKDYARVTSRIFSYALAVAEENASGGEVVTAPTCGSAGILPAVLKMSQEHFKISDEKVIRALATAGLIGNIVKHNASISGAEVGCQGEVGTACAMAAAAATQIGGGTPAQIEYAAEMGLEHHLGLTCDPVNGLVQIPCIERNVHAAVRAFDAARYSILSDGRHFISFDTVTRVMKQTGKDLPSLYKETSLGGLAVFGDKDFVDN; this is translated from the coding sequence ATGGAATCAATTAAAGAAATATTCAGGATTGGCCGCGGGCCTTCCAGCAGCCACACCATGGGACCGGTGCGGGCTGCCAAAAGATACAGAAAACGGCATCCGGAAGCCCGTTCGTTCCGCGTAACGCTTTACGGTAGTCTGGCCTTGACCGGAAAAGGACATTTAACCGATGTTTCGGTCATGCGTGAATTGGAACCGGCTCATGTGGAGATTGTCTGGAAAAAGAACGAATCCAAACCGTTTCATCCCAATGCCTTGACCTTTGAAGTAGCCGATGCCGGTCAGCCTGCCGACCTTTGGCTGGTTTATAGCGTGGGGGGCGGTAAGATTGTGGATGAACAAACCAAAGACCAGCAGGCCGTACATGTTTATTCACAGGAGAATATGCAAGATGTACTGGATTATTATAAAAAAACCGGAAAAACTTTTTGGGAACTGGTTTTTGAAACGGAAGGAGATCCTATCCGCTCATATCTTGCACAGGTTTGGGAGGTGATGAAAAGTGCTATCGAAAAAGGATTGAAACACGAAGGATTATTGCCCGGCGGATTGAAATTGCAACGAAAAGCGGCATCATATTATGCTAAATCGTTGGGATTGAAAGATTATGCGCGTGTAACCAGCCGGATCTTTTCCTATGCACTTGCCGTGGCAGAAGAAAATGCTTCGGGCGGAGAGGTGGTTACGGCTCCGACTTGTGGTTCTGCCGGTATCTTGCCGGCTGTTTTAAAAATGAGTCAGGAACATTTTAAGATCAGTGACGAGAAAGTTATCCGGGCGTTAGCCACGGCCGGATTGATTGGAAATATCGTAAAACACAATGCTTCGATTTCAGGAGCTGAAGTAGGATGCCAGGGCGAAGTAGGGACGGCCTGTGCCATGGCTGCGGCTGCCGCTACGCAGATAGGCGGCGGAACTCCGGCACAAATTGAATATGCTGCCGAAATGGGACTGGAACATCACCTTGGTCTTACTTGTGATCCGGTAAATGGCCTGGTACAAATCCCTTGTATTGAGCGAAATGTGCATGCAGCAGTTCGTGCTTTTGATGCAGCCCGCTATTCTATTCTGTCTGATGGCAGGCATTTTATCAGTTTTGACACGGTTACCCGTGTGATGAAACAGACCGGAAAAGATTTGCCTAGTCTTTATAAAGAAACTTCGCTGGGCGGCCTGGCTGTTTTTGGAGATAAAGATTTTGTGGACAATTAA
- a CDS encoding Crp/Fnr family transcriptional regulator: MKSVSCSVCLLKSEAVKNLDIPELNMLGSSCVEAAFKKGETIFKQNALSSNIIYLQTGLVKLTMEGPQRTQILRLKKAPCYLGLPTTMGDKINHYSAIALEPSSACFIDIHIFKKLLNVNPEFSYEILMGVCKNELEQFHRCLHLVQSQIYGRLAGTLLYLSEEIYNSDEYDLPLSRNDMADLVCTSRETISRLLNTLSKEGIITVHGKHIRILDRSRLQKIKENG; this comes from the coding sequence ATGAAGTCAGTTAGTTGTTCGGTGTGCCTGCTGAAGTCGGAAGCCGTGAAGAATCTGGATATTCCCGAATTGAATATGTTAGGAAGCAGTTGTGTGGAAGCCGCTTTTAAAAAAGGAGAAACGATTTTCAAGCAAAATGCGCTCTCTTCCAATATCATATACTTACAAACGGGTTTGGTGAAATTGACCATGGAAGGGCCCCAACGAACGCAAATCCTGCGCCTGAAAAAAGCACCCTGCTATCTGGGGCTTCCTACCACTATGGGTGATAAGATCAACCATTACTCGGCAATAGCTTTAGAGCCGTCTTCGGCTTGTTTCATTGATATACACATCTTTAAAAAGTTGTTGAATGTTAATCCTGAATTCTCGTATGAGATTTTGATGGGGGTATGCAAAAATGAACTGGAGCAGTTTCATCGTTGTTTGCATTTGGTACAAAGTCAAATATATGGCCGGCTGGCGGGTACTTTACTCTATTTATCTGAGGAAATCTATAATTCGGATGAGTATGATTTGCCTCTGAGCCGGAATGATATGGCCGATTTGGTTTGTACTTCGCGTGAAACCATCAGCCGGCTTTTAAATACGCTATCCAAAGAAGGGATTATCACGGTTCACGGAAAGCATATTCGCATTCTGGACCGTTCGCGATTGCAGAAAATAAAAGAAAACGGTTAG
- a CDS encoding FAD-dependent oxidoreductase, with translation MKKYDVIIIGAGPSGIVTGVTVKKYFPEKSVLMLTKEEKGLVPCGIPYIFNKLNSVEADAMGPKPLLDLGGEVIVDAVTDVNLKEKYVVGQSETRYGYDKLVFATGSIPIKATFIKGHDLENVFYVKKSYQYISELFEKLQQKKRIVIVGGGFIGAEVAEQLAAYPDKEITLIESESQCFSKAFSVKLSKIATEQLRKTRVNVLTASLVKEIAGSNGKVEKVILSNGKEIPAEAVILSVGYKPNTDLAVKVGLPLNVMGAIKVDSYERTSIKDVCAVGDCSQTIGFLTGRSDHIMLASTATAEARVLGYNLFGIRIRKHFKGTIAVFSTKINGLTMASAGINENTGKDAHVDFLTAEFTDVDRHPGTLPDASPLTVRLNFSPCDGAILGAEVWGGPSAAEIINTLSLAIQKYITVYELISFQIGTHPLLTGAPTKPVIIKAAEKAIMMLRKRED, from the coding sequence ATGAAAAAGTACGATGTAATTATCATAGGTGCCGGGCCTTCCGGAATTGTAACCGGAGTAACCGTAAAAAAATATTTTCCGGAAAAATCAGTCCTGATGTTAACCAAAGAAGAAAAGGGATTGGTTCCCTGCGGAATTCCTTATATCTTTAACAAACTGAACTCGGTTGAGGCCGATGCCATGGGGCCAAAACCCTTACTCGATCTGGGCGGTGAAGTAATTGTCGATGCCGTAACCGATGTGAACCTGAAAGAAAAATATGTTGTTGGCCAATCGGAAACGCGCTACGGATATGACAAACTGGTTTTTGCCACCGGCTCGATCCCGATAAAAGCCACTTTTATCAAAGGACACGATCTGGAAAATGTCTTTTACGTCAAAAAAAGCTACCAGTATATCAGCGAACTTTTTGAAAAATTACAACAGAAAAAAAGAATTGTAATTGTCGGAGGAGGATTTATTGGAGCTGAGGTGGCAGAACAACTGGCAGCATATCCCGACAAGGAGATTACCCTTATTGAAAGCGAATCGCAATGTTTTTCCAAAGCATTTTCTGTCAAACTGAGCAAAATTGCCACAGAACAGTTGCGGAAAACCCGCGTAAATGTTCTCACCGCATCGTTGGTAAAAGAAATTGCCGGAAGCAACGGTAAAGTGGAAAAAGTTATTCTGAGTAACGGGAAAGAAATTCCGGCAGAAGCGGTTATCCTTTCTGTTGGATACAAACCCAACACCGACCTGGCCGTTAAAGTAGGCTTACCGCTCAACGTCATGGGAGCCATTAAAGTGGACAGCTACGAAAGAACTTCCATAAAGGATGTTTGTGCCGTCGGCGATTGCTCCCAGACTATCGGATTTCTGACAGGCCGCAGCGACCATATCATGCTGGCTTCCACCGCTACTGCCGAAGCACGGGTACTTGGCTACAACCTGTTTGGGATCCGTATCCGAAAACATTTCAAAGGAACCATTGCGGTATTTTCCACTAAAATTAACGGACTGACCATGGCTTCCGCCGGGATCAATGAAAACACGGGCAAAGATGCCCACGTTGATTTTCTGACGGCCGAATTCACAGATGTGGACCGGCACCCGGGAACCTTACCTGATGCATCCCCCCTCACAGTGCGATTGAACTTTTCTCCCTGCGACGGAGCCATTCTGGGTGCAGAAGTTTGGGGAGGACCATCTGCCGCAGAGATCATCAACACACTAAGCCTGGCCATTCAAAAGTACATCACGGTGTACGAACTGATCTCATTCCAAATCGGCACCCATCCATTACTTACCGGCGCACCTACCAAACCGGTAATTATTAAAGCGGCGGAAAAAGCCATTATGATGTTACGAAAAAGAGAAGATTAA
- a CDS encoding CoB--CoM heterodisulfide reductase iron-sulfur subunit A family protein — translation MMNQEKQLEYDVLVVGGGIAGGEAALNLANLGYKILLIEKELSIGGKMILLSKVFPTLDCAACITTPKVSEIARHPNIDIFTSTEAKSITKKGEHDFEARILKKPRYVIMEDCTGCQLCEEACPVSVTDEYQYGLTGRKAAYIPFSIASPRVAAIDMDNCILCGACERACPTKCIDFTQTEENLLVKVKAVVIATGFNLFDPLKIPRYGYGKYKNVITSMQMERELAPTRPFNTILRPGDGKIPDNIAYVLCTGSRDHSVGNPICSQVCCMYSIKQAQLLMGALPMADITLYYLNIRAFGKGFNEFYAQAQDMGVEFVKGKVARIKEKENGNLILRYEDIVDGKVKEAEHDLVVLSVGVLPNEGISDKFENEELRLDEFHFIKQKDLLASPAKTSIDGVFVAGTASGPMDIPDSILSGGSASAQTTSYLRRAVS, via the coding sequence ATGATGAATCAGGAAAAACAACTGGAATACGATGTGCTGGTAGTGGGCGGCGGAATTGCCGGCGGCGAAGCTGCCCTGAACCTCGCCAACCTCGGATACAAAATCCTGCTGATAGAAAAAGAACTTTCCATCGGCGGAAAAATGATACTGCTGAGCAAAGTCTTTCCTACCCTCGACTGTGCAGCCTGTATCACCACTCCTAAGGTTTCCGAAATTGCCCGCCACCCGAACATCGACATTTTTACCAGTACCGAAGCAAAAAGTATTACCAAAAAAGGCGAACATGATTTTGAAGCACGTATTTTAAAAAAGCCCCGGTATGTTATCATGGAAGACTGCACCGGATGCCAGTTGTGCGAAGAAGCCTGTCCGGTAAGTGTTACCGATGAATACCAGTACGGACTCACCGGACGCAAAGCCGCTTACATCCCCTTCAGCATCGCCAGCCCGCGTGTGGCCGCCATCGACATGGACAACTGCATTTTGTGCGGTGCCTGCGAACGGGCGTGTCCTACCAAGTGCATCGACTTCACCCAAACCGAAGAAAACCTTCTCGTGAAAGTCAAAGCCGTGGTGATTGCCACCGGTTTCAACCTGTTCGATCCCTTAAAAATCCCGCGTTACGGTTACGGAAAATACAAAAACGTGATCACTTCCATGCAAATGGAACGCGAGCTGGCTCCTACCCGCCCGTTCAACACCATTTTGCGTCCCGGCGACGGAAAAATCCCCGACAACATTGCTTACGTTTTATGTACCGGCTCGCGCGACCACAGCGTCGGAAACCCCATCTGCTCACAGGTGTGCTGCATGTATTCCATCAAACAGGCCCAATTGCTTATGGGTGCATTACCCATGGCCGACATCACGCTTTATTACCTGAACATCCGGGCTTTCGGAAAAGGATTTAACGAGTTCTATGCACAGGCACAAGACATGGGCGTGGAGTTTGTAAAAGGAAAAGTAGCCCGTATTAAAGAAAAAGAAAACGGAAACCTGATTTTACGTTACGAAGATATTGTGGACGGAAAAGTGAAAGAAGCCGAACACGACCTCGTGGTACTTTCCGTAGGCGTTCTTCCTAACGAAGGCATTTCCGACAAATTCGAAAACGAAGAACTTCGGCTTGACGAATTTCATTTTATCAAACAGAAAGACCTGTTGGCCAGTCCGGCAAAAACCAGTATCGACGGCGTTTTTGTGGCCGGAACTGCTTCGGGGCCCATGGACATCCCCGATTCCATTTTATCCGGAGGCTCCGCTTCGGCACAAACAACAAGCTATTTAAGGAGGGCTGTCTCATGA
- a CDS encoding patatin-like phospholipase family protein, protein MKKILLLFGILSIVITGNLYGQVKDSVPTKRVRPKVGLVLSGGGAKGFAYIGLLKVLQEVNLHIDYIGGTSIGSIIGSLYAVGYAPDTIAKIIREQDWDALLTDKIERRYINFEDKEYAENYIISLPLKKKSVALKEALYEGQDVNLMLNHTLNVAYKTRDFNNLPIPFLCMGTDLLTGKAIELRSGYLPMAVRASMSIPGYFTPTYYQGHYLVDGGVVNNFPVINVKKAGAQFIIGGNVQQGLTKDIKKLDTFTKILDQVISFNRVAANEQAYKNTDLLINIKMNYGMMDFTKYDSIMAIGERVARQHYQQLKRLADSLNAIQFIPANKCDARPLDSIYINDIQINGLKQLKPQFVGHYFKDIIHKKISLKKLEDRINYTYGTNYFDHVFYELQGDNDSVRLILNLKEKSLGTIRASVHYDNDYSGSILVGATFRNLVRGTKLYTDAVLGPNPRLRTLFLVENGRSPGLGITTNFYEFDFDTYKNDVKTDEVSFTNFSGAVFMNATVKNIYNFRAGFQYEYFRFRMQYDTTYESDLVSSFNSYGNLFLSFRSDTYDNKLYPRRGFQSTLMAKYVMPLSNSWIKDVFGNALIVYFKYNQALPIGQKFSLRPGIFLGATVRGDKLPPIQNFFTFGGLNTSNYIENYQDFTGVKFSQQGGLYAAIFKAKLQYQFAKKHYIIARCDLGNNAMSLDDLFTSETFMIGYGVTYSYDSFIGPLELTIMSSNQWKRLQAFINIGFWF, encoded by the coding sequence ATGAAAAAAATTTTACTCCTTTTTGGTATTCTTTCCATTGTAATCACCGGTAACTTATACGGTCAGGTGAAGGACTCCGTTCCAACAAAACGTGTTCGTCCTAAAGTGGGATTGGTTTTAAGTGGCGGAGGGGCTAAAGGTTTTGCATACATTGGTTTATTAAAGGTTTTACAGGAAGTAAATCTTCATATTGACTATATTGGCGGAACCAGCATTGGAAGCATCATTGGCTCTTTATATGCCGTAGGCTATGCTCCTGACACCATTGCAAAGATCATTCGTGAACAGGACTGGGACGCCCTGCTTACAGACAAAATTGAGCGGCGATACATCAATTTTGAAGACAAAGAATATGCAGAGAATTACATTATCAGCTTACCGCTAAAGAAAAAATCCGTTGCTCTGAAAGAAGCCCTCTACGAAGGTCAGGATGTGAACCTGATGCTGAATCACACCCTTAACGTGGCTTATAAAACCCGGGATTTTAATAACCTCCCCATTCCGTTTTTATGTATGGGAACCGATTTGTTAACCGGAAAAGCCATTGAGCTCCGGTCGGGTTATCTGCCCATGGCAGTCAGGGCCAGCATGTCTATTCCCGGCTATTTTACCCCAACCTATTATCAGGGACATTATCTTGTAGATGGTGGCGTAGTCAATAATTTTCCGGTGATTAACGTAAAAAAAGCCGGAGCACAATTCATCATCGGAGGAAATGTGCAACAAGGACTCACCAAAGACATCAAGAAACTGGATACTTTTACCAAGATCCTTGATCAGGTTATCTCTTTCAACCGGGTGGCAGCCAACGAACAAGCCTATAAAAACACCGATCTTTTAATCAATATCAAAATGAACTATGGCATGATGGATTTCACCAAATACGATTCCATTATGGCCATTGGAGAAAGAGTAGCCCGGCAACATTATCAGCAGCTTAAAAGGCTGGCCGATTCGCTCAATGCAATTCAATTTATTCCGGCCAACAAATGCGATGCCCGTCCGCTGGATTCCATTTACATCAACGATATTCAGATTAACGGATTAAAACAGTTAAAGCCCCAGTTTGTTGGACATTATTTCAAAGATATTATTCATAAAAAAATCAGCTTAAAGAAATTAGAAGACAGAATCAATTACACTTACGGAACCAATTATTTCGACCATGTTTTTTATGAACTTCAGGGAGACAATGACAGTGTAAGGCTTATCCTGAATTTAAAAGAAAAAAGTCTGGGAACTATCCGCGCTTCGGTACATTACGACAACGATTATTCAGGAAGCATTCTGGTAGGGGCTACTTTCCGGAATCTGGTACGCGGCACTAAGCTTTATACCGATGCTGTACTGGGTCCCAATCCACGATTGCGCACCTTGTTCCTGGTCGAAAATGGCCGGTCACCCGGATTGGGAATTACTACAAATTTTTATGAATTTGATTTTGATACCTATAAAAACGATGTAAAAACCGATGAAGTAAGTTTCACCAACTTTTCGGGTGCCGTTTTTATGAATGCCACGGTAAAAAATATTTACAACTTCAGAGCAGGATTTCAATATGAATATTTCCGCTTCCGAATGCAATACGACACTACTTACGAATCGGATTTGGTTTCCAGCTTTAACAGTTACGGAAATCTTTTCCTCTCTTTTCGTTCTGATACTTACGACAACAAACTTTATCCGCGAAGAGGATTCCAGTCTACCTTAATGGCGAAATACGTTATGCCGCTGTCGAACAGCTGGATAAAAGATGTTTTTGGAAATGCATTAATTGTCTATTTTAAATACAACCAGGCTCTTCCTATAGGACAAAAATTTTCATTACGGCCCGGTATTTTTCTGGGAGCCACAGTACGGGGCGATAAACTACCACCGATACAAAACTTTTTTACTTTCGGCGGGCTGAACACTTCCAACTACATTGAAAACTATCAGGATTTTACCGGGGTAAAATTTAGCCAGCAAGGAGGTCTTTATGCCGCTATATTCAAAGCCAAACTGCAATATCAGTTTGCCAAAAAACATTACATAATTGCCCGTTGTGACCTGGGGAACAATGCCATGTCACTCGACGACCTATTTACCTCCGAAACATTCATGATCGGTTATGGAGTAACTTACAGTTATGATAGTTTTATTGGTCCGCTGGAATTAACAATCATGAGCTCCAACCAGTGGAAAAGGTTGCAAGCTTTTATCAACATTGGTTTTTGGTTCTAA
- a CDS encoding hydrogenase iron-sulfur subunit — MDREKVSAAPKILVFSTEKISDPAIDMAGLLKLHYPPTVYTIPVPCSSAIKSRWILHALEQGFDGVFIAADGTDCPYGESCTEKTGEIVRKTMEQMKEKGIDPARLKMAAICSVCSEPFVKHIKSFSAYLSESAKKQP, encoded by the coding sequence ATGGATAGAGAAAAAGTATCGGCAGCTCCGAAGATTCTGGTTTTTTCCACGGAAAAAATCTCCGATCCCGCCATTGACATGGCCGGGCTGCTCAAACTTCACTATCCGCCAACAGTTTACACCATTCCCGTTCCCTGTTCAAGCGCCATCAAATCCCGTTGGATACTGCACGCCCTTGAACAGGGATTCGACGGGGTTTTTATCGCTGCTGACGGTACCGATTGCCCTTACGGGGAAAGCTGCACGGAAAAAACCGGTGAAATCGTCCGGAAAACCATGGAACAGATGAAAGAAAAAGGCATTGATCCTGCCCGGCTGAAAATGGCCGCCATCTGCTCGGTGTGCAGCGAACCTTTTGTAAAACACATCAAAAGCTTTTCAGCTTACTTGTCGGAAAGTGCAAAAAAACAACCATGA
- a CDS encoding sulfurtransferase TusA family protein has translation MNVEELKSIKIDKSVDARGTSCPGPLLAAKKAIGQIEKGQVMEVLSADEGTKRDIPKWCNKKGFEYLGTIEESGFYRILLRK, from the coding sequence ATGAATGTAGAAGAATTAAAAAGCATTAAAATTGACAAATCGGTAGATGCACGCGGAACATCCTGCCCCGGCCCACTGCTGGCAGCAAAAAAAGCCATCGGACAAATTGAAAAAGGTCAGGTTATGGAAGTACTTTCTGCTGACGAAGGAACCAAAAGGGACATCCCCAAATGGTGCAACAAAAAAGGATTCGAATATCTCGGAACCATTGAAGAATCAGGCTTTTACAGAATCTTGTTAAGAAAATAA